The following are encoded in a window of Flavobacteriales bacterium genomic DNA:
- a CDS encoding DEAD/DEAH box helicase family protein, which produces MSKEARARIKINKLLEDAGWRFLADENGPANITLETGVSITPEYMAEKFGDDFEKTKKGFIDYLLVDSDGYPIALLEAKRESIHPLNAKEQAREYAKAAKVKYIILSNGNLHYLWELERGNPQVISRFPSPESLGALKQFQPDRERLINEAIGEDYIALSQLPNYARRPEWNDPELKQEFIDRNKLRFLRPYQMDAVKAIQQAVSDGKDRFLFEMATGTGKTLTSGALIKLFLRTGNARRVLFLVDRLELENQAKRAFLLYLQNDYSVCVYKEDPENWRKAEVVVSTVQTLLASNKYRDRFEPTDFDLIISDEAHRSIGGNSRAVFEYFHGYKLGLTATPRDYLKGVDEQDIADDPRAFELRLLKDTYTTFGCGDGRPTFQYSLLHGVKDGYLINPITIDARTEITTKLLSDDGYAVVTKDDEGEEHEETFLNRDFEKKFFSPETNLAFCRTFLDHALADPISGELGKSIVFCVSQAHARKVTEILNELAHARWPGRYQSDFAVQVTSLVMGAQQMTINFANNLLLGASPVLPGYRTSKARVCVTVGMMTTGYDCEDLLNVVLMRPIFSPSDFVQMKGRGTRKWTFSHSERDDQGNTETTSRPKEAFKLFDFFANCEYFEDTFDYDAKLTVVVPKDEQGPGRDYIGGTGKYHQNLAADPLKSFEVKNVGTEGMKVDREMFRGRFEERIHNDERIRRDVQAGNWDQVLHYIRTEVLDKPEDYFTLEKLRRAYTVDRTLTLREVVEKIFGIIADFKMKDELLEEEFQQFVSIHPPGEEENITALRHFFKAYIVDQDVREIIRQKAFQRLASHPAMSMEEYKAITPANRARVPQYVDTYVKLDLFAA; this is translated from the coding sequence ATGTCCAAAGAAGCCCGCGCCCGCATCAAGATCAACAAGCTGCTGGAAGATGCGGGCTGGCGCTTCCTGGCTGACGAGAATGGCCCGGCGAACATCACACTGGAGACCGGTGTCAGCATCACGCCGGAGTACATGGCCGAGAAGTTCGGCGACGATTTCGAGAAGACGAAGAAGGGCTTCATCGACTACCTGCTGGTGGACAGCGATGGCTACCCCATCGCCTTGCTGGAGGCCAAGCGCGAGAGCATCCACCCGCTGAACGCCAAGGAGCAGGCGCGGGAATATGCCAAGGCCGCAAAGGTCAAGTACATCATCCTCAGCAACGGCAACCTGCACTACCTGTGGGAGCTGGAACGCGGCAACCCGCAAGTCATCAGCCGCTTCCCTTCACCGGAGTCCTTGGGCGCTCTGAAGCAGTTCCAACCCGATCGCGAACGGCTGATCAATGAAGCGATCGGCGAGGACTACATCGCGCTGAGCCAGCTTCCGAACTACGCCCGTCGGCCGGAGTGGAACGACCCGGAGTTGAAGCAGGAGTTCATCGACCGGAACAAGCTGCGCTTCCTGCGGCCCTACCAGATGGACGCCGTGAAGGCCATCCAGCAAGCGGTGTCCGACGGCAAGGACCGCTTCCTCTTCGAGATGGCCACCGGCACGGGCAAGACGCTCACCAGCGGCGCGCTCATCAAGCTCTTCCTGCGCACCGGCAACGCCCGCCGCGTGCTCTTCCTGGTGGACCGCCTGGAATTGGAGAACCAGGCCAAGCGCGCCTTCCTGCTCTACTTGCAGAACGACTATTCGGTGTGCGTGTACAAGGAGGATCCCGAGAATTGGCGGAAGGCCGAAGTGGTGGTGAGCACCGTGCAGACCCTGCTTGCCAGCAATAAGTACCGCGACCGCTTCGAGCCCACCGACTTCGACCTGATCATCAGTGACGAGGCGCACCGCAGCATCGGCGGCAACAGCCGCGCGGTGTTCGAGTACTTCCACGGCTACAAGCTGGGCCTCACCGCCACGCCGCGCGATTACCTGAAGGGCGTGGATGAGCAGGACATCGCCGACGACCCGCGCGCCTTCGAGCTCCGCCTGCTGAAGGACACCTACACCACCTTCGGTTGCGGCGATGGCAGGCCCACCTTCCAGTACAGCCTGCTGCACGGCGTGAAGGATGGCTACCTGATCAACCCGATCACCATCGATGCGCGCACGGAGATCACCACCAAACTGCTGAGCGATGATGGCTACGCCGTGGTGACGAAGGACGACGAGGGCGAAGAGCACGAGGAGACCTTCCTCAACCGCGACTTCGAAAAGAAGTTCTTCAGCCCGGAGACCAACCTGGCCTTCTGCCGCACCTTCCTGGACCATGCGCTGGCGGACCCCATCAGCGGTGAGTTGGGCAAGAGCATCGTGTTCTGCGTGAGCCAGGCCCACGCGCGCAAGGTGACCGAGATCCTCAATGAGCTGGCCCACGCGCGCTGGCCCGGCCGCTACCAGAGCGACTTCGCCGTGCAGGTGACCTCGTTGGTGATGGGCGCGCAGCAGATGACCATCAACTTCGCGAACAACCTGCTGCTGGGCGCCAGTCCGGTGCTGCCCGGCTACCGCACCAGCAAGGCCCGCGTGTGTGTGACCGTGGGCATGATGACCACCGGCTACGACTGCGAGGACCTGCTGAACGTGGTGCTGATGCGGCCCATCTTCAGCCCCAGCGATTTCGTGCAGATGAAGGGGCGCGGCACCCGCAAATGGACCTTCAGCCACAGCGAGCGCGACGACCAAGGCAACACCGAGACCACCAGCCGCCCCAAGGAAGCCTTCAAGCTCTTCGACTTCTTCGCCAACTGCGAATACTTCGAGGACACCTTCGACTACGATGCCAAGCTCACCGTGGTGGTGCCCAAGGATGAGCAAGGGCCCGGCCGGGACTATATCGGCGGAACTGGCAAGTACCACCAGAACCTCGCGGCCGATCCGCTGAAGAGCTTCGAGGTGAAGAACGTGGGCACCGAGGGCATGAAGGTGGACCGCGAGATGTTCCGCGGCCGCTTCGAGGAGCGCATCCACAACGATGAGCGCATCCGGCGCGATGTGCAGGCCGGCAACTGGGACCAGGTGCTGCACTACATCCGCACCGAGGTGCTGGACAAGCCCGAGGACTACTTCACCCTGGAGAAGCTGCGCAGGGCCTACACCGTGGACCGCACGCTCACCCTGCGCGAAGTGGTGGAGAAGATCTTCGGCATCATCGCCGACTTCAAGATGAAGGACGAGCTGCTGGAGGAGGAGTTCCAGCAGTTCGTCAGCATCCATCCGCCCGGCGAGGAGGAGAACATCACCGCCCTGCGCCACTTCTTCAAGGCCTACATCGTGGACCAGGACGTGCGCGAGATCATCCGGCAGAAAGCCTTCCAGCGCCTGGCCAGCCACCCGGCCATGAGCATGGAGGAGTACAAGGCCATCACCCCGGCCAACCGCGCGCGCGTGCCGCAGTACGTGGACACCTACGTGAAGCTGGACCTATTCGCCGCCTGA
- a CDS encoding YceI family protein: MSTATATTSSTSTKTLWAIDPAHSEITFKVKHLMIANVKGAFKTFSAQIETPGTDFTKAGIAVEIDAASIFTNEENRDNHLRSADFFDVEKHPTLGFVGKEMRAKGDDHTLTGELTIKGITHPVTLDVEFGGISKDPWGNEKAGFTVSGRINRKDWGLNWNAALETGGVLVSDEVRLSADIQLVKQS, translated from the coding sequence ATGAGCACCGCGACCGCCACCACCAGCAGCACCAGCACCAAGACCCTGTGGGCCATCGACCCCGCGCACAGCGAGATCACCTTCAAGGTGAAGCACCTGATGATCGCCAACGTGAAGGGCGCCTTCAAGACCTTCAGCGCGCAGATCGAAACGCCGGGCACCGACTTCACAAAAGCCGGCATCGCCGTGGAGATCGACGCCGCGAGCATCTTTACCAACGAGGAGAACCGCGACAACCACCTGCGCAGCGCCGACTTCTTCGACGTGGAGAAGCACCCTACCCTCGGCTTCGTGGGCAAGGAGATGCGCGCGAAGGGCGACGACCACACGCTCACGGGCGAGCTCACGATTAAGGGCATCACGCACCCGGTGACGCTGGACGTGGAGTTCGGCGGCATCAGCAAGGACCCCTGGGGCAACGAGAAGGCCGGCTTCACCGTGAGCGGCAGGATCAACCGCAAGGACTGGGGCCTGAACTGGAACGCCGCGCTGGAGACCGGTGGCGTGCTGGTGAGTGACGAGGTGCGCCTGAGCGCCGACATCCAACTCGTGAAACAGTCCTGA
- the ygiD gene encoding 4,5-DOPA dioxygenase extradiol, with the protein MDRKKFLLSLATLPLAGAAMKLTDLNRITEPFKPSARMPVLFLGHGSPMNAIEENEFVQGFRKAATELPRPQAILVVSAHWETRGTQVTAMEHPRTIHDFGGFPKALFEVQYPAPGSPELAAEVKQSITSATVGLDHSWGLDHGAWSVVKHLYPNADVPVIQMSIDYSLKPEQHYALAKELAKLRDKGVLIIGSGNMVHNLGMVAWDKLNESYAFDWAVEARAKMNRAIISGDHTPLVNFHAQGKAYDLAINSGEHFLPLLYTLALQNKDEQATLFNDKPLAGSLTMTSVRIGKA; encoded by the coding sequence ATGGACCGCAAGAAGTTCCTTCTCTCACTAGCCACACTGCCGCTGGCAGGAGCCGCCATGAAACTCACCGACCTCAACCGCATCACCGAACCCTTCAAGCCGAGCGCGCGCATGCCCGTGCTCTTCCTGGGCCACGGCAGCCCCATGAACGCGATCGAGGAGAACGAGTTCGTGCAGGGCTTCCGCAAGGCGGCCACCGAGCTGCCGCGTCCGCAGGCGATCCTGGTGGTGAGCGCGCATTGGGAAACGCGCGGCACGCAGGTGACGGCGATGGAACATCCGCGCACCATCCATGATTTCGGCGGCTTCCCCAAGGCGCTGTTCGAGGTGCAGTACCCTGCGCCGGGTAGTCCGGAACTGGCGGCCGAGGTGAAGCAGAGCATCACCAGCGCTACGGTGGGTCTTGACCATAGCTGGGGCCTGGACCACGGCGCGTGGAGCGTGGTGAAGCACCTGTACCCGAACGCCGATGTACCGGTGATCCAGATGAGCATCGACTACTCGCTGAAACCCGAGCAGCACTATGCGCTGGCGAAGGAGCTGGCCAAGTTGCGCGACAAGGGCGTGCTGATCATCGGCAGCGGCAACATGGTGCACAACCTAGGCATGGTGGCCTGGGACAAGCTGAACGAGAGCTATGCCTTCGACTGGGCGGTGGAAGCACGCGCCAAGATGAACCGGGCCATCATCAGCGGCGACCATACCCCGCTGGTGAACTTCCATGCGCAGGGCAAAGCCTACGACCTGGCGATCAACAGCGGCGAGCACTTTCTGCCCTTGCTCTACACGCTGGCCTTGCAGAACAAGGACGAGCAGGCCACGCTCTTCAATGACAAGCCGCTGGCGGGATCGCTCACGATGACGAGCGTGCGCATTGGCAAAGCCTGA
- a CDS encoding DsbA family protein has protein sequence MTNSTNPLFCDPDTGVCAVPGMDPEAVALEQQPQAKATKPITLLYFTDPICSSCWGAEPQLRRLKAEYGDAIDIQYHMGGLLPSWDVYNSGGIGKPSDVAGHWDEVSPHYRMPIIGDVWLEDPLPSSYPPSIAFKAAQLQDQGKALVFLRRLREQVLVEKKNITKWPVIAEAASFAGLDAARLQNDYNGAANALFQADLTLARSLGVRGFPTFIFSNEAGERQLVYGARPYVQFEAALKALKPDAKPAAVPASLHDLFKVHPSWCAEEVAVMLGTTHDAAEGMLKAAETKGELRAVHTRNGSVWHAR, from the coding sequence ATGACCAATTCCACGAATCCCCTCTTCTGCGACCCCGATACCGGCGTGTGCGCGGTCCCTGGCATGGACCCTGAAGCGGTCGCGCTGGAGCAGCAACCGCAAGCCAAGGCCACGAAGCCGATCACATTGCTCTACTTCACCGACCCCATCTGCAGCAGCTGCTGGGGCGCGGAGCCGCAGTTGCGCCGCTTGAAGGCCGAGTACGGCGATGCGATCGACATCCAATACCACATGGGCGGTCTGTTGCCTTCGTGGGACGTGTACAACAGCGGCGGCATCGGCAAGCCCAGCGATGTGGCCGGCCACTGGGACGAGGTGAGCCCGCACTACCGCATGCCCATCATCGGCGATGTGTGGCTGGAGGATCCGTTGCCCAGCAGCTATCCGCCGAGCATCGCCTTCAAAGCCGCCCAGCTGCAGGACCAAGGCAAGGCGCTCGTCTTCCTGCGTCGTCTGCGCGAGCAGGTGCTGGTGGAGAAGAAGAACATCACCAAGTGGCCGGTGATCGCCGAAGCGGCCTCTTTCGCGGGGCTCGATGCCGCACGTCTGCAGAACGACTACAACGGAGCCGCCAACGCGCTCTTCCAGGCGGACCTCACCCTGGCGCGCTCGCTCGGCGTGCGCGGCTTCCCCACCTTCATCTTCAGCAACGAGGCCGGTGAACGGCAACTGGTGTACGGCGCGCGGCCCTATGTGCAGTTCGAGGCGGCGTTGAAGGCGCTGAAGCCGGATGCGAAGCCAGCGGCCGTGCCTGCTTCGCTCCACGACCTGTTCAAGGTGCATCCTTCATGGTGCGCCGAGGAGGTGGCCGTGATGCTGGGCACCACGCACGATGCCGCCGAAGGGATGCTGAAAGCCGCTGAGACCAAGGGCGAACTGCGCGCCGTGCATACACGGAACGGGAGCGTGTGGCATGCCCGATAG
- the asnS gene encoding asparagine--tRNA ligase — MHPIKQVLDDTALTGTTLTVAGWVRTFRNDRFIALNDGSTIRNLQCVIDQEQVGPETRARFTTSAAVKCTGVIVESKGSGQRVEMQVTAVEVLGDSDAEKYPIQPKKHSLEFLRENAHLRFRTNTYSAIFRIRHQVSFGIHEYFDQQGYNYFHAPIITASDAEGAGEMFRVSVLDAKNPPLTDDGSVDFKEDFFGRESRLTVSGQLQAELAALALGKVYTFGPTFRAENSNTARHLAEFWMIEPEAAFMDLKGDMDLAEGLCKHLIARVLRNSMDDLQFLDARLKEEEATKPQAQRAEMGLIDRLKFVLDNPFERITYTDAIEILLRSKPHQKKQFQFPVEWGIDLQSEHERYLVEKHFKKPVIVTGYPGKIKAFYMRTNGPGDFGYTDKGTTVAAMDVLFPGIGEIIGGSQREERLDVLEARMKEMGVPAEELWWYLDTRRFGTVPHAGFGLGLERFVLFVTGMGNIRDVIPFPRTPKSAEF; from the coding sequence ATGCACCCCATCAAACAAGTCCTCGACGACACCGCCCTCACCGGCACCACCCTCACCGTGGCCGGCTGGGTGCGCACCTTCCGCAACGACCGCTTCATCGCGCTGAATGACGGCAGTACCATCCGCAACCTGCAGTGCGTGATCGACCAGGAGCAGGTGGGGCCGGAAACGCGTGCCCGCTTCACCACCAGCGCCGCCGTGAAATGCACGGGCGTGATCGTGGAGAGCAAGGGCAGCGGCCAGCGCGTGGAGATGCAGGTGACGGCCGTGGAAGTGCTGGGCGATAGCGATGCAGAGAAGTACCCGATCCAGCCCAAGAAGCACAGCCTGGAGTTCCTGCGCGAGAACGCGCACCTGCGCTTCCGCACGAACACCTACAGCGCCATCTTCCGCATCCGCCACCAGGTGAGCTTCGGTATCCATGAGTATTTCGACCAGCAGGGCTACAACTACTTCCACGCGCCGATCATCACGGCCAGCGATGCGGAAGGCGCGGGGGAGATGTTCCGCGTGAGTGTGCTCGATGCGAAGAACCCACCGCTCACCGACGACGGCAGCGTTGACTTCAAGGAGGACTTCTTCGGCCGTGAATCACGACTCACGGTGAGCGGCCAATTGCAAGCCGAGCTCGCTGCGCTGGCCTTGGGCAAGGTGTACACTTTCGGCCCCACCTTCCGCGCCGAGAACAGCAACACCGCACGCCACCTCGCCGAGTTCTGGATGATCGAGCCCGAGGCCGCCTTCATGGACCTGAAGGGCGACATGGACCTGGCCGAGGGCTTGTGCAAGCACCTGATCGCGCGCGTGCTGCGCAACAGCATGGACGACCTGCAGTTCCTCGATGCGCGCCTGAAGGAAGAGGAAGCGACGAAGCCACAGGCACAACGCGCCGAGATGGGCCTGATCGATCGCCTGAAGTTCGTGCTCGACAATCCCTTCGAGCGCATCACCTACACCGACGCGATCGAGATCTTGCTGCGCAGCAAGCCGCACCAGAAGAAGCAGTTCCAGTTCCCCGTTGAATGGGGCATCGACCTGCAGAGCGAGCACGAGCGCTACCTCGTGGAGAAGCACTTCAAGAAGCCGGTGATCGTAACGGGCTATCCCGGCAAGATCAAGGCCTTCTACATGCGCACCAACGGCCCCGGCGACTTCGGCTATACTGACAAAGGCACCACCGTGGCCGCCATGGACGTGCTCTTCCCCGGCATCGGCGAGATCATCGGCGGCAGCCAGCGCGAGGAGCGACTGGATGTGCTTGAAGCTCGCATGAAGGAGATGGGTGTTCCTGCGGAAGAGCTCTGGTGGTACCTGGATACGCGCCGCTTCGGCACCGTGCCGCACGCGGGCTTCGGGCTGGGCCTGGAGAGGTTCGTGCTGTTCGTGACGGGCATGGGGAACATCCGGGACGTGATCCCCTTCCCAAGGACACCGAAGAGCGCGGAGTTCTGA
- a CDS encoding proprotein convertase P-domain-containing protein, with amino-acid sequence MLRRLVAPPLLMSVLLLQAQEYTEIRNAEVQQMLFLGETMPYRDWDSTQVFENIPSRDEKGVLIDKGYPGGVKPVRLHQAVVDKALPAGNDPVWQNKDGFRQEGEAMKLSINGQGFTSVNPADPCLDVGPNHVIQMINGGSGAYFRIYDKNGTPLGAQTYMDNFVNAIGAGFNYNGLGDPIVLYDALADRWLMSEFATSGNRMIVAVSTTPDPTGSWYAYSFQAPSFPDYPKYAVWNNLYLITTNESGGPATYALDRTRMLQGLSATAQRFSVPSYPIIGFQACTPVTHDGGPAPPANAPAMFMRMADDAWSASIPADRLEMWTLTVNFTTPANSVMAGPTFLLTQPFDTELCGYLAFACVPQPNTSTRLDPLREVLMNRVIYRNFGTHETIVANHVTDVNNTDRHGVRWYELRRTAVANPWAIHQQGTYSPNATNRWMAGIAINAAGDIALAYNVASGSVNPSIRYTGRLAGDPLGQMTFAETSIVAGTSHNSSNRYGDYNSLDVDPATGDFWGTAMFNTSTQWSTRIFNFSLAAPECFPPEATASFTCQDPTQYQVYVDISSMGTAGTIAILIDPDGMGPQPPATVGAAGAIGMYGPFGPYPSGTLVDVLLVHDAFPSCNVALADVGGSCVDPGEACSSFASTTTTVILDNTTVSNTIVVPAQNGATITDLNVYVDITHTWVADLRISLESPQGTIVQLIATAKCGNADDIRVEFDDTGLNGPVGGTCPLINLFAIPDNALAAFNGQIFQGTWTLRVQDVATQDQGTLNSWCLIPALNIPPIAMQPRVFLEGPLNESGTLMGDALRSQGLVPLNEPYTALGYTFTGPYQATTTPAVLAVTGNNAVVDWVVVELRNAVSPAQVVASKPALLKRNGYVYDMDGLSNITFPVAEGSYHVAVRHRNHLGVMTGETQLLNEFAILVDFTDPATATFGTNARKAMGPARALWAGDVTFNGTLLYTGAGNDRDPILQAIGGTIPSNELSGQYRKEDVNLDGVVRYTGGGNDRDPILSNIGGVVPSASRVEQLP; translated from the coding sequence ATGCTCCGTCGCCTTGTCGCTCCGCCTCTGCTCATGTCAGTTCTCCTGCTCCAGGCACAGGAATACACCGAGATCCGCAACGCTGAAGTGCAACAAATGCTCTTCCTCGGCGAGACCATGCCCTACCGGGACTGGGACAGCACCCAGGTGTTCGAGAACATCCCCAGCCGGGACGAAAAAGGTGTGCTCATCGACAAGGGCTATCCGGGAGGTGTGAAGCCCGTGCGGCTGCACCAGGCCGTGGTGGACAAGGCCCTGCCTGCCGGGAACGATCCCGTGTGGCAGAACAAGGACGGCTTCCGCCAGGAGGGCGAGGCGATGAAACTGTCCATCAACGGACAGGGCTTCACCAGCGTGAACCCGGCCGACCCCTGCCTGGACGTGGGGCCCAACCACGTGATCCAGATGATCAACGGCGGTTCTGGCGCCTACTTCCGCATCTACGACAAGAATGGGACCCCCTTGGGGGCGCAGACGTACATGGACAACTTCGTCAACGCCATCGGCGCGGGCTTCAATTACAACGGGTTGGGCGACCCGATCGTGCTCTACGACGCCCTCGCCGACCGCTGGTTGATGAGCGAGTTCGCCACCAGCGGCAATCGCATGATCGTGGCCGTGAGCACCACGCCCGACCCCACTGGCAGCTGGTACGCCTACAGCTTCCAGGCACCCAGTTTCCCGGACTACCCCAAATACGCCGTGTGGAACAACCTGTACCTGATCACCACCAATGAATCGGGGGGACCGGCCACCTACGCCCTGGACCGCACCCGCATGTTACAGGGGCTCAGCGCCACGGCCCAGCGCTTTTCCGTACCCAGCTACCCCATCATCGGCTTCCAGGCCTGCACCCCGGTGACACATGATGGCGGACCCGCCCCACCCGCCAACGCGCCCGCCATGTTCATGCGCATGGCCGACGATGCCTGGAGCGCGTCCATTCCCGCCGACCGCCTGGAGATGTGGACACTCACGGTGAATTTCACCACACCCGCCAATTCGGTGATGGCCGGACCCACCTTCCTGCTCACCCAGCCCTTCGATACCGAGCTGTGCGGCTACCTCGCATTCGCCTGTGTGCCCCAGCCGAACACGTCCACGCGCCTGGACCCCCTGCGCGAAGTGCTGATGAACCGGGTGATCTACCGCAACTTCGGCACACACGAGACCATCGTGGCCAACCACGTGACGGACGTGAACAACACCGACCGGCATGGGGTGCGTTGGTACGAACTGCGCCGCACGGCCGTGGCCAACCCCTGGGCCATCCACCAGCAAGGCACGTACTCGCCCAATGCCACCAACCGCTGGATGGCTGGCATCGCCATCAATGCGGCAGGCGACATCGCGCTGGCCTACAACGTGGCCAGCGGTTCGGTCAACCCTTCCATACGCTACACCGGCAGGCTGGCGGGGGACCCCCTGGGGCAGATGACCTTCGCGGAAACGAGCATCGTGGCGGGCACCAGCCACAACAGCAGCAACCGCTATGGCGATTACAACTCGCTGGATGTGGACCCCGCCACCGGTGACTTCTGGGGCACGGCGATGTTCAATACGAGCACACAGTGGAGTACGAGGATCTTCAATTTCTCGCTCGCAGCGCCCGAGTGCTTCCCGCCAGAGGCCACGGCCTCATTCACCTGCCAGGACCCCACGCAATACCAGGTGTACGTGGACATTTCCTCCATGGGCACGGCCGGTACGATCGCCATCCTGATCGACCCGGACGGCATGGGGCCGCAGCCACCTGCCACAGTGGGCGCGGCCGGCGCCATCGGCATGTACGGCCCCTTCGGCCCTTACCCCTCGGGCACCTTGGTGGATGTGCTGCTCGTGCATGATGCATTCCCCAGTTGCAACGTGGCCCTGGCCGATGTTGGCGGCAGCTGTGTGGACCCGGGCGAGGCCTGCTCCTCGTTCGCGTCCACCACCACCACGGTGATCCTGGACAACACCACCGTATCCAACACGATCGTGGTGCCGGCCCAGAACGGCGCCACCATCACCGACCTGAATGTGTATGTGGACATCACCCACACCTGGGTGGCCGACCTGCGCATCTCGCTGGAGAGTCCGCAGGGCACCATCGTGCAGTTGATCGCCACGGCCAAGTGCGGCAATGCCGATGACATCCGCGTGGAGTTCGATGACACCGGGTTGAATGGCCCGGTGGGAGGCACCTGCCCTTTGATCAACCTCTTCGCCATCCCGGACAATGCTCTGGCCGCCTTCAACGGCCAGATCTTCCAGGGCACCTGGACCTTGCGCGTGCAGGACGTGGCCACGCAGGACCAGGGTACATTGAACAGCTGGTGCCTGATCCCAGCACTGAACATACCCCCGATCGCGATGCAGCCGAGGGTGTTCCTCGAGGGCCCACTGAACGAGAGCGGCACCCTGATGGGCGACGCGTTGAGAAGCCAGGGCCTGGTGCCCCTGAACGAGCCCTATACCGCGCTGGGCTATACGTTCACCGGCCCCTACCAGGCCACCACCACGCCGGCCGTATTGGCCGTTACCGGCAACAACGCCGTGGTGGACTGGGTGGTGGTGGAATTGCGCAACGCCGTGAGCCCAGCGCAAGTGGTGGCCAGCAAGCCCGCCTTGCTGAAGCGCAACGGCTACGTGTACGACATGGACGGCCTCTCCAACATCACCTTCCCGGTAGCGGAGGGCAGTTACCATGTGGCGGTTCGCCACCGCAACCACTTGGGTGTGATGACCGGCGAAACCCAGCTCCTCAACGAATTCGCCATCCTGGTGGACTTCACCGACCCGGCCACGGCCACCTTCGGCACCAATGCCCGGAAGGCCATGGGCCCCGCGCGGGCCTTGTGGGCCGGTGATGTCACCTTCAATGGCACCCTGCTTTACACCGGTGCCGGCAATGACCGGGACCCCATCCTGCAGGCCATCGGCGGGACCATACCCAGCAATGAATTGAGCGGTCAATACCGGAAGGAGGACGTGAACCTTGATGGCGTGGTGCGCTACACCGGGGGTGGCAATGACCGCGACCCCATCCTGAGCAACATCGGCGGGGTGGTGCCCTCGGCCTCTCGTGTGGAGCAGTTGCCGTAG